From one Mytilus trossulus isolate FHL-02 chromosome 10, PNRI_Mtr1.1.1.hap1, whole genome shotgun sequence genomic stretch:
- the LOC134686483 gene encoding uncharacterized protein LOC134686483 encodes MQFRWINIDCAFICLIIILGNYHCFADDSGETNNQVQPDKIQDGQELNVNADPAAGDVPSIEPTVAAEHDNELELNPTSHDDSVYVPSGSNVDNPNTDQVQGDTATLDNGNTADEREHGFTGEGSNANNVNADIESGNTIIRNSNIQGGSTNENNDQTGSQTSIDNVDLLTGSSNDENNFRSAELIKTEKSNDHGYEANSNDVKGDVSLKDDLKVVDGISSNSDVSDNAASDSSDEAVDGTNQDISNGNSNSNDIADKNEDNFFNWKENTVSDTTHAIDSMSNTFENAFSDEASDRMNGRIETFQESEENFKNQEHSNHKTFNSYDYDSDQNLFAVYGKLHVDKKKNNNDKQLSENGESTEELQDSNINIHNFEGEHVLGKSQVKMFFNWSKKNLSKTKNDTDNMYWTYGNINSKIVDDDSQTKNPLRTILRQDDSDSSDSSENNRRKKINYNIKRRLDKSSEDSSDSSEKSRNKKVRRRKTSSCKNIDVIFVVDSSDDVSKTEFRYIKQTLVRISKMLQEYRHSRMGVVSYGTRISDVIHLSNNASVMSRSIQMLKASGGSNKPYLGILAGRASFSDEISDSTKKIIVFIASGLQQYTKPTSQQAKMAREEGINVMTIGFGDGAVKHDLKEVASRRSMVYTYDGAAKIYENAEKIPLYICKATKRRANIDESKSSENSDSSDESGSGSESDVNSRHDSYRNMDTSTTEEFDDKSDGSGSSSGSDNGSDYESDDWYESSGDESDMYGKSDENDYSGNSSDDENYNSKGKSVKKRSNASSDEIDTSENNKDSDSSSSDESENSDDGINSSSSDGSSDSDNNNSDESNAGSSDSSNSSNDADTSSFDSSNSSNDGDTSSSDSSNNSNDGDASSSDSSDSEVRWNALDSDEAEADRSLLQNKPEDLCRNSKMIRGVGYKVHPTHCDKFIQCYFDGFGNTRASLKTCPFGEYWNQHNVACVDAQIANCPNDPCKAPALLTRAIKNSCRSYWGCHKGQSVVKCCPEKMSYQPRKGCVSDPDCKSECPPEEGPEYGTCDKKPLFGKPYLYKQWIESGHWVEMLCAPGTLFDDNDCGCTMRSTYMTSLGVRAIAKETCKPELYLPFCQGVKDWSNRNTLVQNEDDRVVVVNGKAYFDGMSSLFIPRFAGAHYGESIYIKIRYKPDFSDDSPDKQTDDKNERVDETRRKRSILSRQRRDSNIENDGQNGDTIGSTNTETNQNVESNLEPTNQVGESMTDSKISSQNDGSSYSNVEINSQIMDETIVSNNQHSNDDSQHSSSFGDISNQQANDNTKPIDSDGAILDSSNNGNDNKDKQDISLQGTNDINDDTNSINEKGLSDDTTSVGPIINQADDNKISTSQSSGEAGDVKDLTSKNKDDSGDGNDNSISMSKSSAADNIGSGKSSSDSDSGEQYSSIFETSQFDDQQNIQNDYNFDNSDHNIQKPVNEENGGNSNQDESYFSSWFSNGDGNSVRNDNSEHEVSSNVQNDKDSGSGESYFKNWFTNSEEKNGRVDYKQDQNNDLASGQEKIDQNSVINNQGVKQGSHQNDGSSSEDNEKQNENLKVFQSSSSTKGRKFTFRHGSGERRDFYRDYSSDMSNNEGDAIESWENSSEENTIRRRKVKTRSSSDSSDDSSDQKRRRQNTRGSSKSDKDTDSDVSSAISEGYVDSNFELSNDFGNSNLQADITGLGINNQMEEMYFAKTNFDEKREKLKSIRRIRRERNEMLREMENSRLEIINNVNLKQEGFQRRSRSDMALISNGACSRKSKNCLEDPSLSIGTSKDATSCSVYATESKQTIIKLNKSDKDDYDWRTVIFTINEGVFRAYDEDSTDFEPVSGPVKTTFAGIYIGQGTGMENFKGYMDEVYIYFCKPEELDDFKSMELPKKKTSSDNSCDYMNKNIVNQDSESNEEIIVESVEPWWGE; translated from the exons ATGCAATTCAGATGGATTAACATAGACTGTGCATTTATCTGCCTGATTATCATTCTTGGAAATTATCACTGTTTTGCGGATG ATTCCGGAGAGACAAACAATCAGGTTCAACCCGATAAGATACAAGATGGACAAGAACTAAATGTCAATGCAGATCCAGCAGCAGGTGATGTTCCGTCTATCGAACCAACAGTAGCTGCAGAACATGACAACGAACTCGAACTGAATCCAACTTCACATGATGATTCAGTGTATGTTCCGTCGGGCTCAAATGTAGACAATCCAAATACTGACCAAGTTCAGGGGGACACTGCAACGTTGGATAATGGTAATACAGCCGATGAAAGGGAACATGGTTTCACAGGTGAGGGTTCCAATGCCAATAATGTAAATGCAGATATTGAATCAGGTAATACAATAATCAGAAATTCTAACATTCAGGGTGGTAGCACTAATGAAAATAACGACCAAACTGGTTCACAAACAAGCATCGATAATGTTGATTTATTAACTGGTAGTTCAAATGATGAAAACAACTTCCGGTCAGCAGAACTGATAAAAACAGAGAAATCAAATGACCATGGTTATGAGGCCAACTCAAATGATGTTAAAGGAGATGTATCACTAAAGGATGATTTGAAAGTAGTTGATGGTATCAGTTCAAACAGTGATGTATCTGATAACGCCGCGTCTGATTCCTCAGATGAGGCAGTAGATGGTACCAACCAGGACATTTCAAATGGAAATTCAAACAGTAATGACATTGCtgataaaaatgaagataatttCTTTAATTGGAAGGAAAACACAGTAAGTGATACAACACACGCGATAGACTCCATGTCTAACACGTTTGAAAACGCTTTTAGCGATGAAGCGTCTGACAGAATGAACGGGAGGATAGAAACATTTCAAGAAAGTGAAGAAAACTTCAAGAATCAAGAACATTCAAACCATAAGACTTTCAATTCATATGATTATGACTCGGATCAAAATTTATTTGCTGTTTACGGAAAATTGCatgttgataaaaagaagaACAATAATGACAAGCAACTTTCGGAAAATGGTGAAAGTACAGAAGAGCTACAGGATAGTAATattaatatacataattttgAAGGAGAACATGTTCTAGGAAAGAGCCAGGTCAAGatgttttttaattggagtaaaaaaaatctcagcaAAACTAAAAATGATACTGATAACATGTACTGGACGTATGGGAATATTAACTCTAAAATTGTTGATGACGATTCACAAACTAAAAATCCGCTAAGGACTATTTTAAGACAAGATGACTCAGATTCATCCGATAGTAGTGAAAATAATCGGAGAAAGAAgatcaattataatattaaaagacGTTTAGACAAAAGTAGTGAGGATTCAAGTGACTCCAGTGAAAAATcgagaaataaaaaagtacGACGAAGGAAGACAAgct cTTGCAAAAATATAGATGTCATATTTGTGGTTGACTCTTCAGATGATGTTTCAAAAACTGAGTTCAGATATATCAAACAAACTCTAGTCAGAATTTCAAAAATGCTTCAAGAGTATAGACATTCAAGGATGGGGGTTGTTTCATACGGAACAAGAATTTCAGATGTGatacatttatcaaataatGCGTCTGTTATGTCAAGATCAATACAAATGTTAAAAGCCTCTGGGGGATCTAATAAACCATATTTAGGTATACTTGCTGGTCGAGCCTCGTTTTCAGATGAGATATCAGACAGCACAAAAAAGATTATAGTCTTTATTGCAAGTGGTTTGCAACAATACACAAAGCCAACATCACAACAGGCAAAAATGGCGAGGGAGGAGGGGATAAATGTAATGACAATAGGTTTTGGCGATGGAGCGGTGAAACATGATCTCAAAGAAGTAGCATCAAGACGTAGTATGGTTTATACATATGACGGGGCAgctaaaatttacgaaaatgcagaaaaaatacCTTTGTATATTTGTAAAG CAACAAAACGTAGAGCTAACATCGATGAAAGTAAAAGTAGCGAAAACAGCGACAGTTCAGACGAAAGTGGCAGTGGAAGTGAAAGTGACGTCAACTCTAGACATGATAGCTATCGTAATATGGACACTAGCACAACCGAAGAATTTGACGACAAAAGTGACGGCAGTGGCTCCTCATCTGGAAGTGATAATGGTTCTGATTACGAAAGTGACGATTGGTACGAGAGTAGTGGTGACGAAAGTGACATGTATGGAAAATCTGACGAAAATGACTATTCTGGAAATAGCAGCGatgatgaaaattataattctaaagGCAAGTctgttaaaaaaagaagtaatgcaTCTAGTGATGAAATCGATACATCTGAAAACAACAAGGATAGCGATTCCTCATCCAGCGACGAAAGCGAAAACAGCGACGATGGCATAAACTCAAGTAGTAGTGATGGAAGCAGTGATAGTGATAATAATAACAGCGATGAGAGTAACGCTGGTTCCTCTGACAGTTCTAATAGTAGCAATGATGCTGACACTAGTTCTTTCGATAGCTCTAATAGTAGCAATGATGGGGACACTAGTTCTTCCGATAGCTCTAATAATAGCAATGATGGGGACGCTAGTTCTTCCGATAGCTCTGATTCGGAAGTAAGATGGAACGCATTAGACTCAGATGAAGCTGAAGCTGATCGATCGCTTTTGCAGAATAAACCCGAAG ATTTATGTCGCAATTCTAAGATGATCCGAGGAGTTGGATACAAAGTACACCCAACACACTGCGATAAGTTTATCCAATGCTATTTTGATGGATTTGGTAATACACGAGCATCACTAAAGACATGTCCATTCGGAGAGTATTGGAATCAACATAATGTTGCTTGTGTTGATGCGCAAATAGCTAATTGTCCAAATG atccATGTAAAGCTCCGGCGCTGTTAACAAGAGCAATTAAAAACAGCTGTCGTTCATACTGGGGCTGTCACAAAGGTCAATCAGTTGTCAAATGTTGTCCAGAGAAAATGTCCTATCAGCCTAGAAAGGGGTGTGTTTCCGATCCTGACTGCAAAAGTGAATGTCCTCCAGAAGAGGGACCAGAATATG GGACTTGTGATAAGAAACCGTTGTTTGGAAAGCCATATCTGTATAAACAATGGATTGAAAGTGGACATTGGGTGGAGATGTTGTGTGCCCCAGGAACACTTTTCGATGATAATGATTGTGGATGTACAATGAGATCAACGTATATGACGTCACTTGGAGTCAGAGCCATAGCAAAAGAAA catgtaAACCTGAGCTGTATTTGCCCTTCTGTCAAGGAGTTAAGGACTGGTCTAATAGAAATACTTTAGTCCAGAATGAAGATGATAGGGTGGTCGTGGTAAATGGTAAAGCTTATTTTGATGGAATGTCCAGTCTATTTATACCAAGATTTGCTGGTGCACATTATGGagaaagtatatatataaaaataag ATACAAACCTGATTTTTCTGATGATTCTCCTGATAAACAGACGGATGATAAAAATGAGCGCGTCGATGAAACGAGAAGAAAACGATCGATTCTAAGCAGGCAACGGAGAgattcaaatatagaaaatgacgGTCAAAATGGCGACACAATAGGATCAACAAATACagaaaccaatcaaaatgtagAATCTAACCTGGAACCCACCAATCAAGTTGGAGAATCCATGACAGATTCAAAAATATCTAGTCAAAATGACGGGTCCTCGTATTCGAATGTAGAAATTAACAGTCAGATTATGGATGAGACTATAGTGTCAAACAATCAACATTCCAATGATGATTCTCAACATTCTTCATCTTTTGGGGATATTTCTAATCAGCAAGCCAATGACAATACTAAGCCGATTGATTCTGACGGTGCCATTCTTGACAGCTCAAATAACGGTAACGACAATAAAGATAAGCAGGATATTTCTTTGCAAGGTACAAACGATATTAATGATGACACAAACAGTATAAATGAGAAAGGCCTAAGTGATGATACAACTAGTGTAGGTCCCATCATTAATCAAGCTGACGATAACAAGATTTCAACAAGCCAATCATCTGGTGAGGCGGGAGACGTAAAAGATTTGACTTCTAAAAACAAAGACGATAGTGGAGACGGAAACGATAATTCTATATCGATGTCAAAATCTTCTGCTGCCGATAATATTGGAAGTGGGAAAAGTTCGTCCGATTCCGACAGCGGTGAACAGTATTCGTCGATTTTTGAAACATCACAGTTTGATGATCAACAAAACATTCAGAACGATTACAACTTCGATAATAGCGACCATAACATTCAAAAACCTGTCAATGAGGAGAATGGTGGAAATAGCAATCAAGATGAATCATACTTTTCGAGCTGGTTCAGTAATGGGGACGGGAACAGTGTTAGGAACGATAACTCAGAGCATGAGGTTTCATCAAATGTTCAAAATGATAAAGACAGTGGAAGTGGTGAATCCTATTTCAAAAACTGGTTTACAAactctgaagaaaaaaatgggcGTGTCGATTATAAACAAGATCAAAATAATGATCTAGCAAGTGGCCAGGAAAAAATCGATCAAAATAGCGTTATAAATAATCAAGGGGTTAAACAGGGAAGTCATCAAAATGACGGATCGTCAAGTGAAGACAATGAAAAGCagaatgaaaatttgaaagtgTTTCAGTCATCTAGTTCAACTAAGGGGcgaaaatttacatttagaCACGGGTCTGGAGAGAGAAGAGATTTTTATCGGGATTATAGCAGTGATATGAGTAACAACGAAGGAGATGCTATAGAATCATGGGAAAACTCGAGCGAGGAAAATACAATACGCAGACGAAAGGTTAAAACAAGGAGTAGTAGTGATAGTAGCGATGACAGCAGTGATCAGAAAAGGCGTCGTCAAAATACTCGTGGGAGCAGCAAAAGCGATAAAGATACCGACAGTGACGTCAGTAGCGCAATTAGCGAAGGTTACGTTGATAGTAATTTTGAATTGAGTAACGACTTTGGCAATTCCAATCTTCAAGCTGATATTACTGGTCTAGGCATTAACAATCAAATGGAAGAAATGTATTTTGCAAAGACGAATTTTGATGAAAAGcgtgaaaaattaaaatctatcaGAAGGATTCGAAGAGAAAGAAATGAAATGTTGCGagaaatggaaaattctagattagaaattataaataacgtTAATCTTAAACAAGAAGGATTTCAAcggaggtcaaggtcagatatgGCGCTGATATCAAACGGAGCATGCAGTAGAAAATCCAAAAATTGTCTAGAAGATCCATCTCTTTCGATTGGTACAAGCAAAGATGCAACCAGTTGTTCTGTTTATGCTACAGAAAGCAAACAGACgatcattaaattaaataaaagtgaTAAG GATGATTATGATTGGAGGACAGTGATATTTACCATTAATGAGGGCGTATTTAGAGCGTATGACGAGGATTCTACAGACTTTGAACCCGTGTcag GTCCAGTGAAAACAACATTTGCTGGCATATATATTGGGCAGGGTACTGGCATGGAGAACTTTAAAGGATATATGGAtgag GTCTATATTTATTTCTGCAAACCAGAAGAATTAGACGATTTTAAATCTATGGAATTACCGAAAAAGAAAACTTCGTCTGATAATAGCTGtgattatatgaataaaaatatagttaACCAAGATTCCGAAAGCAATGAAGAAATAATTGTAGAATCAGTGGAACCTTGGTGGGGAGAATAG